The following coding sequences are from one Polyodon spathula isolate WHYD16114869_AA chromosome 7, ASM1765450v1, whole genome shotgun sequence window:
- the golgb1 gene encoding golgin subfamily B member 1 isoform X2 → MLSRLSGLAKGVNSVLQELSGDGEEQLESEEGALAQASPAPQALEGEDALERLAQTEQLVVHLKELIRERDAKLQQSEARLKEEREAADAKLSKLKLQAKAKVVSLNKQIEELKKTTPGSEQGAAGREASPNVSLTVDRGLEEEVEQLRLRLQEEATGARTLQETVQRLQEELQVSEECLRESEARHSEQVRSLQEVIQEKDMRFQEQVQHHEEELVRVASQPEPEQQQLLKSLRRKAEEMEEALHARSQVVEMLQQELNSADQQKQILAEQFRWMEAELVESRRQIEEEGQRWRSEVAEREAELAALREAAGRLEQERLGAELREAGENQAEQEKRETEVRERQEAREVQRRLEDLSGLWGALWSLMERLPGREEQEEPSPLPPDPVRTIPALQAVLRALEGRLDLLSTQNQEKEARCTELSHRLEQLQGELQSRAVVGEPQRLREEESSAQIRELELQLHTLQEVEVVSLRNRLAELEEEKGSLQLHVVDFEELRAENELLRFELDRLKEAGECEEKKSSQELLPGDEGADPTTHAPAPPPAAQAAEDGGESIPKSEEGTDSSPETMTASDTDKGSEVESSLKDVEDDTVSILKQAIGDRDEQLSSLCAKLSAAEARTKQLEKLLEQTGAPGASESHEDQETENRAQSLMELPQEGSTEQQRASAMIQSSRLLVEVAEQMSSSRNRDISAQEDGSKQGTAAVNESSSETLTELSSEASSEQRTSAVLHVEETSSSVVHTSTSIVTVERAVRHTDQQELTLEIMEDGSSLQDSLAARNQEIEKLQAYIQELQQQCKDVETLLKGELEQKDAELRSLNAVVSESQREMEESQETVQTLEVENKELWVRIQEQTAELAEIKETLKTVKEELAEATHLRTTELESRSMEKGVLQEQLRSLENESRSKDQKIQALQNDMDQVQHSLSEQEMVSRSLKSQLEEKEHVTADLERRLKEIETSAKELSQKTDSKQKEVAELEKVLSERTVEMSNLQQLLTEKDQEMAEVSISMSAKMVQVSEEKFALSNELKKLKGQLEEIEKAKEGKGEGGGQQVTKEVEGQSSGEDTRGLLSKEELETLLKEKEDLVGQVNGMKKENEHVKRKLQAALVQRKELTKKIQDLEKNTKTQESESTTGSGTDVSVKNDEELESQENIKELLSEMEAELQNITKEKEDKEKAVAELEILMSDMKQALIEKAELVESLEEKITHQETVLAEIVKKEEQNKANRSDTEDPDTKEHTAQSTEDFGKQEKAVMESRLSTMEQEREALQRKLQEALASRKDTIKKAKEKDRHHREQMKQQKEDFNALIERLNEQSKEKEDLLQRLGSLQEQTSAGGGAGDDKVMDNKEKAQPEKEEAGGWGHEWIDFSSAGTEHTVALEPPRAKAEEEMAAVLESLRQEYQNEQAARQELESQLQQCEACLAEKEAELSRLLEDIQSLQGKEKQIDTLSAEMETVKTKCQQAEVYAETLKAEMEAARAETSISELQVEVEEFKRFLSQKNNEISELSQQLSEQNSILKLMQETVSEKDQLIRSLREQLEKEEERSKSLQAELPVKQEEDSRQQQLQRKLQAALISRKEVLKENKSLKEELTAANTAKAELNQRIAVLEEGLAELADTRTTVDKLKEEKKKLIEEMDCALLENQSLGASCESLKLAMEGVLREKDGVDREMILLRAQAEEEAAQWSEKVKGLQEEYETLLKSYENVSDEAERTRRVLEAARQERQELLGKLRVKETEKKEVEEQLQEARQAVEGMKDKMRRFAKSKQQKILELEEEIERLQSEIHPAEKEGRRDRQQEQEEQAELQRAREELVKLNAELEATRTQRDLLEREAADFKQRLEEKENAEQAPAPLVEEAPVAAAALPSGNLSSEPPGNESHDSPQEADNVPTQQVQTQTQDLQEIPAEEKLPMDETESLMPNDTIACLKQAMQTLQEELERVKAAREVLKEEKTSLEEHLQQAQEKDELLQRLLWEREAELQEAERRRDCMEAEKDDLEEKLMNQLAELNGSIANYQQEAVESRDRIRALEAEGARLKERESKLEREKAAAGEKCQEAESVAERESRRAAELEEEKRQAQREKVELEAGKRREFEERLKSAQRGKEGSQNYARQLQELLREKQAEVRQMQQDCISYQESISSQEKGAKALEIARDETRRDLETARAELAKAEEERQKAEAELLSCKVRLDDVQSGAAKALAEKEKLSRELRAWEERVKEKEREAESETERRVGAEKERHRQELSQAEEKLESVRREKEREETAAREVKAALDAQEGQARQLQARLDESLARLAAFTRSMSSLQDDRDRVMDEARQWESRFHSALQGKEKEVQDRELQCRSLTKQLQQNSSLREELQAKLDRLESSVSDWESRFGAAVESHRQAQDSLQGETGRLRTLLEDSETGLGEAQSQLAALREEEAALRERVSTLEESLGGLAQEKESLERALREREADQQRQRFTIQQLETDLRASKELTGRLQGELAEKEQREVELLGAKEQAVALAVEETQGQLADEVEQLEGKLRAVEREASERRGEVEELRERAAGALEESGRCRAQLEAFAGSMISLQDDRDRVLNQYRQLEERHLQVQLEKDALIQEAARENNRLKEEQRALRSRVDDLHSENAKLTAQLLRYREDLNQVLTMKDSQQRQLLKAQLDRIEALEREKGEAERLGKEAREAAQALELEKQELREKIHSLEEAGLSRLEAELEELRVAQEKVSALEGELRGEREQAEEKVRACVEKELRELRQDTGILRNEAETAGERVAELARDLVEMEQRLLVAVDEGKELRAQNEAFGKAMDSLQSSRDEALSQLERERADKVSLRAEVEKLRDSRQPGEQQEQEEEVTRLRSELERAQAQLDSLSKAVASLQVQRDRLAMELTQSSMVQESKQGASAPPAVSQEEVHSLRSALSALQSDRERLLQELKKLQDQYVQMGEKTGELGRLREELAEERRRGQEFRERQEQLQSQAQEQEQQLHSLRLEQGGWQAQAQRLKEQYLNALADKDQQLEDMRRLLQESRGALTVTGARLIQEEQYQREASSRPALSSEAPAKELQVLRTESEQLKSQLEDSLKQLHQKEHRIQQLSNKLSQLFEEKTSLSAQLCGSSQSLRDCQLRLSEVQSRCSALQSQLQELQDDKSKNSSEMDTAPGAPQEKSPAEREVYQTDMEELQHRLGAVEAQWGRARQELLQLEGRLLEEQDRRLAAEEALSTAKEKLKRFETSEWCSGQDQDPHEHALLIEPDEMSLSRTRSAGGLGVKRFLRSLFCSRRRTPLLATLYLLTVHALLLLCLSGLL, encoded by the exons ATGCTGAGCCGACTGTCCGGCCTGGCCAAGGGGGTGAACTCCGTCCTGCAGGAGCTGTCGGGGGACGGAGAGGAGCAGCTTGAATCCGAG GAGGGGGCGCTGGCGCAGGCTTCCCCAGCCCCGCAGGCTCTAGAGGGGGAGGATGCTCTTGAACGCCTGGCTCAGACCGAGCAGTTGGTGGTCCACCTGAAGGAGCTGATCAGAGAGAGAGATGCCAAGCTGCAGCAGAGCGAGGCCAGGCTCAAG gaggagagggaggcagcagATGCCAAGCTGTCCAAGCTGAAGCTCCAGGCCAAAGCCAAGGTGGTGTCACTTAACAAGCAGATCGAGGAGCTGAAGAAGACGACTCCAGGCAGCGAGCAAGGAGCAGCAGGGAGAGAG GCAAGTCCCAATGTGAGCCTCACTGTGGACCGGGGCCTGGAGGAGGAAGTGGAACAGCTGAGGCTTCGCCTCCAGGAGGAAGCGACAGGTGCGAGGACCTTGCAGGAGACCGTGCAGCGCCTGCAGGAGGAGCTGCAGGTGTCCGAGGAGTGCCTGCGTGAAAGCGAGGCACGGCACAGCGAGCAG GTGCGCTCCCTCCAGGAGGTGATCCAGGAGAAGGACATGCGGTTCCAGGAGCAGGTGCAGCACCATGAGGAGGAGCTGGTGAGGGTGGCATCGCAGCCAGAGCCCGAGCAGCAGCAG CTGCTGAAGTCCCTGCGGAGGAAGGCCGAGGAGATGGAGGAGGCTCTTCACGCCCGCTCCCAGGTGGTGGAGATGCTGCAGCAGGAGCTGAACAGTGCTGACCAGCAGAAGCAG ATCCTCGCGGAGCAGTTTCGTTGGATGGAGGCTGAGCTGGTGGAGTCCCGGAGGCAGATAGAAGAGGAGGGACAGCGCTGGCGGAGCGAGGTTGCGGAGAGAGAGGCAGAGCTCGCAGCACTCAGGGAGGCAGCAGGGAGGCTGGAGCAGGAGAGGCTGGGAGCAGAGCTGAGGGAGGCGGGGGAGAACCAGGCTGAGCAGGAGAAACGTGAGACCGAGGTGCGGGAGAGGCAGGAGGCCAGAGAGGTGCAGAGGCGGCTGGAGGATCTCTCTGGTCTGTGGGGGGCGCTCTGGTCTCTGATGGAGCGTCTTCCGGGCagagaggagcaggaggagcCCTCCCCTCTGCCCCCGGACCCTGTCAGGACCATCCCTGCGCTGCAGGCAGTGCTGCGGGCTCTGGAGGGGAGGCTGGACCTGCTCAGCACACAGAACCAGGAGAAGGAGGCTCGCTGCACAGAGCTCTCACACAGGCTAGAGCAGCTGCAAG GGGAGCTGCAGAGCAGAGCTGTGGTGGGGGAGCCGCAGAGACTGAGGGAGGAGGAGTCCTCCGCACAGATCAGGGAGCTGGAGCTGCAACTCCACACACTGCAG GAAGTGGAGGTGGTGTCTCTGCGGAACAGACTGGctgagctggaggaggagaagggCTCCCTGCAGCTGCATGTGGTCGACTTCGAGGAGCTGAGAGCCGAGAACG AGTTGCTGCGCTTTGAGCTTGATAGACTGAAGGAAGCTGGCGAGTGTGAGGAGAAGAAGTCATCTCAG GAGCTGTTGCCGGGAGATGAGGGGGCGGACCCCACCACTCATGCCCCAGCTCCGCCCCCTGCAGCCCAAGCTGCTGAAGATGGAG GAGAGAGCATTCCAAAGAGCGAAGAGGGAACAGATTCTTCACCGGAGACAATGACTGCGTCCGACACAGACAAG GGCAGTGAAGTTGAATCCAGCCTTAAAGATGTTGAAGACGACACTGTTTCTATCCTGAAACAGGCAATTGGAGACAGAGATGAGCAGCTGTCCTCTCTCTGTGCCAAGCTGTCCGCAGCGGAGGCGAGAACGAAGCAGCTGGAGAAACTGCTGGAGCAGACGGGAGCCCCGGGGGCATCGGAGAGCCATGAAGACCAGGAGACAGAGAACAGAGCCCAATCCCTCATGGAGCTACCACAAGAGGGCAGCACAGAGCAGCAGAGGGCCTCTGCAATGatacaaagcagcaggctgcttgTTGAGGTGGCTGAACAGATGAGCAGCTCCAGAAACCGAGATATTTCTGCACAGGAGGATGGCTCTAAGCAGGGGACTGCTGCAGTGAATGAGAGTAGCTCCGAAACCCTCACTGAGTTATCATCGGAGGCAAGCTCAGAGCAGAGGACGTCTGCAGTGCTGCACGTGGAAGAGACCTCTAGCTCTGTGGTGCACACAAGTACTTCCATTGTCACTGTAGAACGGGCCGTGCGTCACACCGACCAACAGGAATTAACGCTGGAGATCATGGAGGACGGATCAAGCCTCCAGGACAGCTTGGCCGCTCGTAACCAAGAAATAGAAAAGCTGCAAGCCTACATTCAGGAGCTACAACAGCAGTGCAAAGACGTGGAAACTCTGCTCAAGGGCGAGCTTGAGCAGAAAGATGCTGAGCTCCGCAGCTTGAATGCCGTGGTCTCGGAAAGCCAGAGGGAGATGGAAGAGTCTCAGGAAACAGTCCAAACCTTGGAGGTAGAAAATAAAGAGCTTTGGGTTCGGATCCAAGAGCAAACTGCAGAACTCGCTGAGATCAAGGAAACACTGAAGACCGTGAAGGAAGAGCTGGCTGAGGCAACACACCTGAGGACCACTGAACTGGAGAGCAGGAGCATGGAGAAGGGTGTGCTGCAGGAACAGCTGCGGAGCCTGGAGAATGAGTCCCGATCAAAAGACCAGAAGATCCAGGCACTACAAAACGATATGGACCAAGTCCAGCACTCGCTGTCTGAGCAGGAAATGGTGTCTAGGAGCTTAAAGAGCCAGCTGGAGGAAAAGGAACACGTTACAGCCGATCTGGAGCGAAGGCTGAAGGAAATAGAGACCAGTGCCAAGGAGCTCTCCCAGAAGACTGACTCCAAACAAAAAGAGGTGGCAGAACTGGAGAAAGTCCTGTCTGAGAGGACGGTCGAGATGAGTAACCTCCAGCAGCTTCTTACCGAGAAGGACCAGGAGATGGCTGAGGTGAGCATCAGCATGTCTGCCAAGATGGTCCAAGTCAGCGAAGAGAAGTTTGCACTGAGCAATGAGCTCAAAAAACTAAAAGGACAGCTGGAGGAAATAGAGAAAGCAAAGGAGGGCAAAGGGGAAGGAGGAGGGCAGCAGGTTACTAAGGAGGTTGAAGGCCAATCCTCTGGTGAAGACACCCGTGGGCTGCTGTCGAAGGAAGAGCTGGAGACCTTGCTGAAAGAGAAAGAGGATCTGGTAGGTCAGGTCAATGGGATGAAGAAGGAAAACGAGCATGTGAAGAGGAAGCTCCAGGCAGCCTTGGTCCAAAGAAAAGAGCTCACGAAGAAGATTCAAGACCTGGAGAAGAATACAAAGACACAGGAGTCGGAGAGCACTACAGGGTCAGGAACTGATGTCTCAGTGAAAAATGATGAAGAACTGGAGAGCCAGGAGAACATAAAGGAGCTGCTGTCGGAGATGGAGGCAGAGCTGCAGAACATCACAAAGGAGAAAGAGGACAAGGAGAAGGCAGTAGCTGAGCTGGAGATCCTGATGTCAGATATGAAACAGGCCTTGATAGAAAAGGCTGAGCTTGTAGAGTCGCTAGAAGAGAAAATTACCCATCAAGAAACTGTTCTTGCTGAGATAGTGAAGAAAGAGGAGCAAAACAAGGCAAACCGCAGTGACACTGAAGATCCAGACACCAAGGAACACACTGCCCAGTCAACGGAGGACTTTGGAAAGCAAGAGAAAGCTGTGATGGAGTCTCGGCTCTCCACCATGGAGCAGGAGAGAGAGGCCCTGCAGAGGAAGCTTCAGGAGGCCCTGGCATCCCGCAAAGACACCATTAAAAAAGCTAAGGAGAAGGACAGGCACCACCGTGAGCAGATGAAGCAGCAGAAGGAGGATTTCAATGCCTTAATAGAGCGTCTCAATGAGCAGAGCAAGGAGAAAGAGGACCTGTTACAGAGGCTGGGGAGCCTCCAGGAGCAGACCAGTGCTGGTGGAGGGGCAGGAGATGACAAAGTAATGGACAATAAAGAGAAGGCTCAGCCAGAAAAGGAAGAGGCTGGAGGATGGGGCCATGAATGGATAGACTTTTCCAGTGCAGGGACTGAACACACCGTGGCTTTAGAGCCCCCTCGGGCAAAGGCAGAGGAGGAGATGGCAGCAGTTCTTGAGAGCCTGAGGCAGGAGTACCAGAATGAACAGGCTGCCAGACAGGAGCTGGAGTCCCAGCTCCAACAGTGTGAAGCCTGCCTGGCAGAGAAAGAGGCAGAGCTCTCCAGGCTGCTGGAGGACATACAGAGCCTGCAGGGCAAGGAGAAACAGATTGACACCCTGTCTGCCGAGATGGAAACAGTGAAGACGAAGTGCCAGCAGGCCGAAGTGTACGCAGAGACCCTGAAGGCAGAGATGGAGGCTGCCAGGGCTGAGACATCCATATCGGAGCTTCAGGTGGAGGTAGAGGAGTTCAAGAGGTTCCTGAGCCAGAAGAACAATGAGATCTCAGAGCTCAGCCAGCAGCTGAGTGAGCAGAACAGCATCCTCAAGCTTATGCAGGAAACCGTCTCTGAGAAGGACCAGCTGATCCGCAGCTTGAGGGAACAGCTGGAAAAGGAGGAGGAGCGGAGCAAGAGCCTCCAAGCTGAGTTACCTGTGAAGCAGGAGGAAGACTCTcggcagcagcagctccagcgcAAGCTTCAGGCAGCTCTCATCTCCAGAAAGGAGGTCCTCAAAGAGAACAAATCGCTGAAGGAAGAGCTGACTGCCGCCAACACAGCCAAGGCTGAGCTGAACCAGAGGATAGCTGTCCTGGAGGAGGGTCTGGCTGAGCTGGCAGACACAAGGACCACAGTGGACAAGCTGAAGGAAGAGAAAAAGAAGCTGATCGAAGAGATGGACTGTGCCCTGCTAGAGAACCAGAGCCTGGGGGCCTCCTGCGAGAGCCTCAAGCTGGCCATGGAGGGTGTCTTGCGGGAGAAGGATGGTGTGGACCGAGAGATGATCTTACTGCGAGCCCAGGCAGAGGAGGAGGCTGCACAATGGAGTGAGAAGGTGAAGGGGCTGCAGGAGGAGTACGAGACCCTGCTCAAGTCCTACGAGAACGTGAGCGACGAGGCTGAGCGCACAAGGCGCGTTCTGGAGGCTGCTCGACAGGAAAGGCAGGAGCTGCTGGGCAAGTTGAGGGTCAAGGAGACAGAGAAGAAAGAGGTGGAAGAGCAGCTGCAGGAGGCCAGGCAGGCAGTGGAAGGGATGAAGGATAAGATGAGGAGGTTCGCCAAATCAAAGCAGCAGAAGATCttggagctggaggaggagatcGAAAGGCTACAGTCTGAAATTCATCCAGCAGAAAAGGAGGGAAGAAGGGACAGGCAGCAAGAGCAGGAGGAGCAGGCTGAGCTCCAGAGAGCCAGGGAGGAGTTAGTTAAGCTAAACGCTGAGCTGGAGGCCACCAGGACCCAAAGGGACTTGCTGGAACGAGAAGCTGCAGATTTTAAGCAGCGTCTGGAAGAGAAAGAGAATGCAGAGCAAGCACCTGCGCCTCTTGTAGAGGAGGCTCCTGTAGCTGCAGCTGCCCTCCCAAGTGGGAATTTGTCTTCAGAACCACCTGGGAATGAATCTCATGACAGTCCACAGGAAGCTGACAACGTCCCCACACAACAGGTCCAAACACAAACCCAGGATCTTCAGGAAATCCCTGCAGAAGAAAAGTTGCCCATGGACGAAACTGAGTCCTTAATGCCAAATGACACCATTGCATGTCTGAAACAGGCCATGCAGACCTTGCAGGAGGAGCTGGAGCGAGTGAAGGCTGCCAGAGAAGTTTTGAAGGAGGAGAAAACCTCACTGGAGGAGCATCTGCAGCAAGCCCAGGAGAAAGACGAGCTCCTGCAGCGTTTGCTATGGGAGAGGGAGGCAGAGCTGCAGGAGGCTGAAAGGCGCAGGGACTGTATGGAGGCAGAGAAGGATGACCTGGAGGAGAAGCTGATGAACCAGCTGGCTGAGCTGAACGGCAGCATCGCCAACTACCAGCAGGAGGCGGTAGAGAGCCGAGACAGGATCCGGGCATTGGAAGCCGAGGGCGCAAGGCTGAAGGAGAGGGAGTCCAAACTAGAAAGAGAGAAGGCAGCGGCTGGGGAGAAGTGCCAGGAGGCAGAATCGGTGGCagaaagagagagcaggagggcgGCGGAACTGGAGGAAGAGAAGAGACAAGCTCAGAGGGAGAAGGTTGAGTTAGAGGCTGGGAAGAGAAGGGAATTCGAGGAGAGGCTGAAGTCAGCGCAACGAGGCAAAGAAGGCAGCCAGAACTACGCCCGTCAGCTGCAGGAGCTCCTCCGGGAGAAGCAGGCCGAGGTGCGGCAGATGCAGCAGGACTGTATCAGCTACCAGGAGAGCATCAGCAGCCAGGAGAAGGGAGCCAAGGCACTGGAGATCGCGAGGGACGAGACCCGTCGGGACCTGGAGACAGCCAGGGCCGAGCTGGCAAAAGCCGAGGAGGAGAGGCAGAAAGCGGAGGCTGAACTCCTGTCTTGCAAGGTCCGTCTGGATGACGTGCAGAGTGGGGCTGCCAAGGCACTGGCCGAAAAAGAGAAGCTGAGCAGAGAGCTGAGAGCCTGGGAGGAGAGGGTgaaggagaaagagagggaggcagagagtgAGACGGAGCGCAGGGTGGGGGCTGAGAAGGAGAGGCACAGACAGGAGCTGAGTCAGGCAGAGGAGAAGCTGGAGTCTGtgaggagggagaaggagagggaggagacAGCAGCCCGGGAAGTGAAGGCTGCCTTGGATGCTCAGGAGGGCCAGGCCAGGCAGCTGCAAGCCCGGCTGGATGAGAGCTTGGCCCGGCTGGCAGCGTTCACGCGCTCCATGTCCTCGTTACAGGACGACCGGGACCGCGTGATGGATGAGGCCCGGCAGTGGGAGAGCCGCTTCCACAGCGCCCTGCAGGGGAAGGAGAAGGAAGTGCAGGACCGGGAGCTGCAGTGCCGCTCACTCACAAAGCAGCTGCAACAGAACTCCAGCCTCCGGGAGGAGCTGCAGGCCAAGCTGGACAG GCTGGAGAGCAGCGTGTCGGACTGGGAGTCCCGTTTCGGCGCTGCTGTGGAGAGCCACAGGCAGGCCCAGGACAGCCTGCAGGGGGAGACAGGGCGCCTGCGCACCCTGCTGGAGGACTCAGAGACGGGTCTGGGGGAGGCACAGAGCCAGCTGGCAGCCCTGCGGGAGGAGGAGGCAGCCCTGAGGGAGAGAGTCTCTACGCTGGAGGAGTCTCTCGGGGGGCTAGCGCAGGAGAAGGAGAGCCTGGAGCGAGCTCTCAGAGAGCGAGAGGCAGACCAGCAGCGGCAGCGCTTCACCATCCAGCAGCTGGAGACGGACCTGCGAGCCTCCAAGGAGCTGACCGGTCGGCTGCAGGGAGAGCTAGCAGAGAAAGAGCAGAGGGAGGTGGAGCTCCTCGGGGCCAAAGAGCAGGCGGTGGCCCTTGCCGTGGAGGAGACCCAGGGCCAGCTGGCGGACGAGGTTGAGCAGCTGGAGGGCAAGCTGAGGGCCGTGGAGAGGGAGGCCAGTGAGAGGCGGGGCGAGGTggaggagctgagagagagagctgcCGGCGCGCTGGAGGAGAGCGGCCGCTGCCGAGCCCAACTGGAGGCCTTCGCTGGGTCCATGATCTCTCTGCAGGACGACCGCGACAGAGTCCTGAACCAGTACAGACAGCTGGAGGAGCGCCACCTGCAGGTCCAGCTGGAGAAGGACGCCCTGATCCAGGAAGCAGCCAGGGAGAACAACAGGCTGAAGGAGGAGCAGAGGGCGCTGCGGAGCAGGGTGGATGACCTCCACTCTGAGAACGCCAAGCTGACTGCGCAGCTGCTGCGCTACCGAGAGGACCTGAACCAGGTGCTCACCATGAAGGACTCccagcagaggcagctcctgaaGGCACAGCTGGACAGGATCGAGgccctggagagagagaagggagaggcagagaggcTGGGGAAGGAAGCCAGAGAGGCAGCCCAGGCGCTAGAGCTGGAGAAGCAGGAACTCAGAGAGAAGATCCACTCGCTGGAAGAAGCAGGACTGTCCCGACTGGAGGCTGAATTGGAGGAGCTGAGGGTGGCCCAGGAGAAGGTGTCTGCTCTGGAGGGAGAGCTGAGGGGCGAGAGGGAGCAGGCCGAGGAGAAGGTGCGGGCCTGTGTGGAGAAGGAGCTGAGGGAGCTGCGGCAGGACACCGGCATCCTGAGGAACGAGGCAGAGACGGCAGGGGAGAGGGTGGCCGAGCTGGCAAGGGACCTGGTGGAGATGGAGCAGAGGCTGCTCGTCGCCGTGGACGAGGGCAAGGAGCTGCGAGCCCAGAACGAGGCCTTCGGGAAAGCCATGGACTCCCTTCAGAGCAGCCGGGATGAGGCACTGAGCCAGCTGGAGAGGGAGCGTGCCGACAAAGTGAGCCTGAGGGCAGAGGTGGAGAAGCTCCGGGACTCCAGACAGCCGGGAgagcagcaggaacaggaggaggaGGTGACCAGGCTGAGATCGGAGCTGGAAAGGGCTCAGGCTCAGCTAGACTCCCTCTCCAAGGCCGTAGCCAGCCTGCAGGTGCAGAGAGACCGTCTGGCGATGGAGCTGACCCAATCTAGTATGGTGCAGGAGAGCAAACAAGGAGCATCAGCGCCCCCTGCTGTCTCCCAAGAGGAGGTGCACAGCCTGAGGAGTGCTCTATCTGCACTGCAGAGCGACAGGGAGAGGCTG CTGCAGGAGCTGAAGAAGCTGCAGGATCAGTATGTGCAGATGGGTGAGAAGACTGGAGAGCTGGGCCGGCTGCGGGAGGAGCTGGCAGAGGAgcggaggagagggcaggagttCCGGGAGCGCCAGGAGCAGCTCCAGAGCCAGgcacaggaacaggaacagcaGCTCCACTCACTCCG GCTGGAGCAGGGAGGCTGGCAGGCCCAGGCTCAGCGTCTGAAGGAGCAGTACCTCAACGCCCTGGCTGACAAGGACCAGCAGCTGGAGGACATGAGGAGGCTGCTGCAGGAGAGCAGGGGGGCGCTCACCGTGACCGGAGCCAGGCTCATCCAGGAGGAGCAGTATCAGAGAGAG gCTTCCTCCAGGCCAGCCCTCTCCAGCGAGGCCCCAGCCAAGGAGTTGCAGGTCCTTCGGACGGAGAGTGAGCAGCTGAAAAGCCAGCTTGAGGACAGCCTGAAGCAGCTCCACCAGAAAGAGCACCGCATTCAACAGCTCAGTAACAAG ctCTCACAGCTGTTTGAAGAGAAGACCTCTCTCTCTGCCCAGCTGTGTGGGAGCAGCCAGAGCCTTCGGGACTGCCAGCTGAGACTTAGTGAGGTGCAGAGCCGCTGCAGCGCCCTTCAGAGCCAGCTGCAGGAACTGCAGGACGACAAGAGCAAG aACTCCTCTGAGATGGACACAGCCCCTGGGGCCCCGCAGGAGAAGAGCCCGGCCGAGCGTGAGGTCTACCAGACTGACATGGAGGAGCTGCAGCACAg GCTGGGGGCAGTGGAAGCTCAGTGGGGCCGCGCCCGGCAGGAGCTGCTCCAGTTGGAGGGGAGGCTGTTGGAGGAGCAGGACAGGCGCCTGGCTGCAGAGGAGGCCCTGTCCACAGCCAAGGAGAAATTGAAACG CTTTGAGACGAGCGAGTGGTGTTCTGGGCAGGACCAGGACCCCCATGAACATGCCCTTCTCATCGAGCCTGACGAAATGTCGCTTTCCagg ACTCGCAGCGCTGGCGGTCTGGGAGTGAAGCGGTTCCTGCGCTCGCTCTTCTGCTCACGGCGCCGCACCCCCCTGCTGGCCACGCTGTACCTGCTCACTGTGCACGCCCTGCTGCTGCTCTGCCTGTCCGGACTCCTCTGA